The following are encoded together in the Arcobacter aquimarinus genome:
- a CDS encoding zinc ribbon domain-containing protein, whose protein sequence is MNKYLQDLIKLSKFDTAISMFEPKIEKEKAKLATFVETAEAIKASINTLYLEIDDVKSKRTKNNIHLSELKTKLDNIAKKNKDVANDKELKALQLEEEIAKEQISFANEEIERLDNLTVSKDERLKELQAKLAVEEEDIKEIQVAVDNIIEEINNDRNSVYQQRSELLEKFDNKILTFYEKIKRWAKDSAVVPVKKQACYGCFMKINDKTYAEVIKAEEIVNCPHCGRILYKEDEEKEA, encoded by the coding sequence TTGAATAAGTATTTACAGGATTTAATCAAATTATCAAAATTTGATACAGCAATTAGTATGTTTGAGCCAAAAATTGAAAAAGAGAAAGCAAAGTTAGCAACTTTTGTTGAAACAGCTGAAGCAATAAAGGCATCTATTAACACACTATATTTAGAAATAGATGATGTAAAATCAAAAAGAACAAAAAATAATATTCATTTAAGTGAACTAAAAACTAAGCTAGACAATATAGCTAAAAAAAATAAAGATGTTGCTAATGATAAAGAGTTAAAAGCTCTACAATTAGAAGAAGAAATAGCAAAAGAGCAAATCTCATTTGCAAATGAAGAGATAGAAAGACTTGATAATTTAACTGTATCAAAAGATGAGAGATTAAAAGAGTTACAAGCAAAACTTGCGGTTGAAGAAGAAGATATAAAAGAGATTCAAGTTGCAGTTGATAATATAATTGAAGAAATTAATAATGACAGAAATAGTGTTTATCAACAAAGAAGTGAATTATTAGAAAAATTTGATAATAAAATTTTAACTTTTTATGAAAAAATCAAAAGATGGGCTAAAGATTCAGCTGTTGTTCCTGTAAAAAAACAAGCTTGTTATGGATGTTTTATGAAAATTAATGATAAAACTTATGCTGAAGTAATTAAAGCAGAAGAGATTGTTAATTGTCCACACTGTGGAAGAATTCTTTACAAAGAAGATGAAGAAAAAGAGGCTTAA
- a CDS encoding Nif3-like dinuclear metal center hexameric protein, translated as MKLKEIYDVLNDISSFELQEKWDNSGLLVGSFEDEIENIYISMDLDLELAKDLKANSLVITHHPLIFSGIKKVNFDTYSTKILKELIKKDISLISMHTNIDKTHLNRYFVEKILGFKIKDSLEFLAYCEVNMTFEELVKHISNKLNLKTLKAVRCKDFIKDIAVVTGSAMSLLDEVKADCFLTGDIKYHDAMEAKARNISLIDIRHYESEKYFNKLIEELLFEYLKKNKLKAIITASKNPFEFFIEGETVE; from the coding sequence ATGAAATTAAAAGAAATTTATGATGTTTTAAATGATATTTCTTCATTTGAACTTCAAGAAAAATGGGATAACTCAGGACTTCTTGTTGGCTCTTTTGAGGATGAAATTGAAAATATTTATATTAGTATGGATTTGGATTTAGAATTAGCAAAAGATTTAAAAGCGAATTCATTAGTTATTACTCATCATCCTTTAATTTTTTCAGGAATTAAAAAAGTAAATTTTGATACTTACAGTACTAAAATATTAAAAGAGTTGATAAAAAAAGATATTAGTTTAATTTCAATGCACACGAATATTGATAAAACACATCTAAACAGATATTTTGTTGAAAAAATTTTAGGATTTAAAATAAAAGATTCTTTAGAGTTTTTGGCTTATTGTGAAGTTAATATGACTTTTGAAGAATTAGTAAAGCATATCTCTAATAAATTGAATTTAAAAACATTAAAAGCTGTTCGATGTAAAGATTTTATTAAAGATATTGCTGTTGTTACGGGTTCTGCTATGTCTTTATTAGATGAAGTAAAAGCAGATTGTTTTTTAACAGGTGATATTAAATATCATGATGCTATGGAAGCAAAAGCAAGAAATATATCTTTAATTGATATAAGACATTATGAAAGTGAGAAGTATTTTAATAAGTTAATTGAAGAACTTCTTTTTGAATATTTGAAAAAAAATAAATTAAAAGCTATAATAACAGCTTCAAAAAATCCATTTGAGTTTTTTATAGAAGGAGAAACGGTTGAATAA
- the glyQ gene encoding glycine--tRNA ligase subunit alpha produces MITFSQILLKLQEFWAKQGCNIVQPYDIPAGAGTFHPATLLRSLDSTPWSTAYVAPSRRPTDGRYGENPNRLGAYYQFQVLIKPSPDNIQDLYLQSLEFLGLDISRHDIRFVEDNWESPTLGAWGLGWEVWLDGMEVTQFTYFQQVGGLACDPVAVEITYGTERLAMYLQGVDSVYDIVWNENSFGKTTYGDVHKEGEYEFSKYNFEIANTDMLFKHFDDAFAECKACLEAQLPLPAYDQCMIASHAFNTLDARKAISVTERQNYILKVRELAQGCAVLYKQQEVQRLKRVGSEAANKALLNLEKTNPELF; encoded by the coding sequence ATGATTACTTTTTCACAAATTTTATTAAAGTTACAAGAGTTTTGGGCAAAACAGGGTTGTAATATTGTTCAACCTTATGATATTCCAGCTGGAGCTGGAACATTTCATCCAGCAACACTTTTAAGAAGTTTAGATTCAACTCCTTGGAGTACAGCTTATGTAGCACCAAGTAGAAGACCAACAGATGGAAGATATGGAGAAAATCCAAATAGATTAGGTGCTTATTATCAATTTCAAGTTTTAATAAAACCAAGTCCTGATAATATCCAAGATTTATACTTACAATCTTTGGAGTTTTTAGGTTTAGATATTTCAAGACATGATATTAGATTTGTAGAAGATAATTGGGAATCACCAACTTTAGGAGCTTGGGGACTTGGATGGGAAGTTTGGCTTGATGGTATGGAAGTTACACAATTTACATATTTCCAGCAAGTTGGAGGATTAGCATGCGATCCTGTTGCAGTTGAAATTACTTATGGAACAGAAAGACTTGCTATGTATTTACAAGGGGTAGATTCTGTTTATGATATTGTTTGGAATGAAAACTCTTTTGGAAAAACAACTTATGGAGATGTTCATAAAGAGGGTGAATATGAGTTTTCAAAATATAATTTTGAAATAGCAAATACAGATATGCTATTTAAACATTTTGATGATGCTTTTGCTGAATGTAAAGCTTGTTTAGAAGCGCAATTACCACTTCCTGCATATGATCAATGTATGATAGCTTCTCACGCATTTAATACTCTTGATGCTAGAAAAGCAATTTCTGTAACAGAACGTCAAAATTATATATTAAAAGTGCGAGAATTAGCACAAGGTTGTGCTGTTTTATATAAACAACAAGAAGTTCAAAGATTAAAAAGAGTTGGAAGTGAAGCAGCAAATAAAGCTCTTTTAAATTTAGAAAAAACTAATCCAGAGTTGTTTTAA
- a CDS encoding glutaredoxin family protein, translating to MKPIALFTLPNCKWCEEAKNYLKSKKLKYNLIDLSKNKEALKDCQKHGCKGAPVILIGNSWICGFDKNKINKELGIK from the coding sequence ATGAAGCCTATTGCATTATTTACTTTACCAAATTGTAAATGGTGTGAAGAGGCAAAAAATTATTTGAAAAGTAAAAAATTAAAATATAATCTTATTGATTTATCAAAAAATAAAGAAGCATTAAAAGATTGTCAAAAGCATGGATGTAAAGGTGCTCCTGTTATTTTAATAGGAAATTCATGGATTTGTGGTTTTGATAAAAATAAAATAAACAAAGAGTTAGGAATAAAATAG
- the purE gene encoding 5-(carboxyamino)imidazole ribonucleotide mutase yields the protein MKFVSIIMGSKSDYEIMKNCADTFEKFNVKYEMIISSAHRSPERTKDYVKDAEEKGAVVFIAAAGMAAHLAGALAATTTKPIIGVPMKGGAMDGMDAMLSTVQMPAGMPVATVALGKSGAINAAYLAMQILAITDKELSIKLKEDRIVKAKAVESDSKDIEVIL from the coding sequence ATGAAGTTTGTTTCAATTATTATGGGTAGTAAATCTGATTATGAAATAATGAAAAATTGTGCTGATACATTTGAAAAATTTAATGTTAAATACGAAATGATAATATCATCTGCTCATAGATCACCTGAAAGAACTAAAGATTATGTAAAAGATGCTGAAGAAAAAGGTGCTGTTGTATTTATAGCAGCTGCTGGAATGGCAGCACATTTAGCTGGTGCATTAGCTGCAACTACAACTAAACCAATTATTGGAGTTCCGATGAAAGGTGGAGCAATGGATGGTATGGATGCTATGCTTTCAACTGTTCAAATGCCAGCTGGAATGCCTGTTGCTACAGTTGCTCTTGGAAAATCTGGTGCGATTAACGCTGCATATTTAGCAATGCAAATTTTAGCAATTACAGATAAAGAATTATCAATAAAATTAAAAGAAGATAGAATAGTTAAAGCAAAAGCTGTTGAAAGTGATTCTAAAGATATCGAAGTAATTTTATAA
- a CDS encoding peptidase U32 family protein gives MNNQKVELLSPAGNLEKLKIAIKYGADAVYAGVSHFSLRIRAGKEFTFETFKEGIDYAHARGKRVYATINGFPFNSQIDLLKKHILTMAELGPDAFIVAAPGVVRLCRELAPQIPIHLSTQANVLNYMDAQVFWDMGVKRIVVAREISLKDVKEIKKHLPDMEIEIFAHGSMCFAYSGRCLVSAVQMGRVPNRGSCANDCRFEYTLYAVNEDHGTLFRLEEEPGVGTYIFNSKDLNLASHIQEILDSGAVNALKIEGRTKSPYYAAVTAKAYRSAIDDYYAGKFDANLYQKELHTTKNRGFTDAYLIHRPFEKTDSQNHDYALSKGSYEVTGLVTEDEEHFLCKYKVYPSEDIEIFTPKDEVLSECENEIGKIFKKEDGLYYINFKKILTETGKELESVHSGNVNKIKLPGKLPYLTMFRIENIEDNIVE, from the coding sequence ATGAATAATCAAAAAGTAGAGTTACTATCACCTGCAGGTAATTTAGAAAAATTAAAAATAGCTATTAAATATGGTGCAGATGCAGTTTATGCAGGTGTTAGTCACTTTAGTTTAAGAATAAGAGCAGGGAAAGAGTTTACATTTGAAACTTTTAAAGAAGGAATTGATTATGCTCATGCAAGAGGAAAAAGAGTTTATGCAACTATCAATGGATTTCCTTTTAACTCACAAATAGACTTATTAAAAAAACATATTTTAACAATGGCAGAATTAGGACCTGATGCATTTATCGTTGCAGCTCCAGGTGTTGTAAGACTTTGTAGAGAATTAGCTCCTCAAATTCCTATTCACTTATCAACTCAAGCAAACGTATTAAATTATATGGATGCTCAAGTATTTTGGGATATGGGAGTAAAAAGAATTGTTGTTGCTAGAGAAATCTCATTAAAAGATGTTAAAGAGATTAAAAAACATTTACCAGATATGGAAATCGAGATTTTTGCACATGGTTCAATGTGTTTTGCATATTCAGGAAGATGTTTAGTAAGTGCTGTTCAAATGGGAAGAGTTCCAAATAGAGGAAGTTGTGCAAATGATTGTAGATTCGAATATACTTTATATGCAGTAAATGAAGACCATGGAACACTATTTAGATTGGAAGAAGAACCAGGAGTTGGAACATATATATTTAATTCAAAAGATTTAAATTTAGCTTCTCATATTCAAGAGATATTAGATAGTGGTGCAGTTAATGCTCTTAAAATTGAAGGAAGAACAAAATCTCCATATTATGCAGCAGTTACAGCAAAAGCATATAGAAGTGCAATAGATGATTATTACGCTGGTAAATTTGATGCAAATCTTTATCAAAAAGAGTTGCATACAACAAAAAACAGAGGATTTACTGATGCATATTTAATTCATAGACCATTTGAAAAAACAGATTCTCAAAATCATGATTATGCATTAAGTAAAGGTTCTTATGAAGTTACAGGTCTTGTAACTGAAGATGAAGAACACTTTTTATGTAAATATAAAGTTTATCCAAGCGAAGATATTGAAATTTTTACTCCAAAAGATGAAGTTTTATCTGAATGTGAGAATGAAATAGGAAAAATTTTCAAAAAAGAAGATGGGTTATATTATATTAATTTCAAAAAGATTTTAACAGAAACTGGAAAAGAGTTGGAATCAGTTCATAGTGGAAATGTAAATAAGATAAAATTACCAGGAAAACTTCCTTATTTAACAATGTTTAGAATAGAAAATATTGAAGATAATATTGTAGAATAA
- a CDS encoding cache domain-containing protein — MFSNISIKGKILILSLITIIVISIAIAINSIFSIKSFSDENIEKYKEEAYLKKEIELKNYVSLAVKTVEAYHNRTAVDKIKIEVQDQLKTQTNFLFSILESEYAKLKGSLSEEALKYRLKSIVDATRYGQTGYFWINDTDSVIVTHPINPALNNKNMYEYKDKGGKQIFKEFSDVAKKDGEGFVDYVWPKPGFEAPQLKVSFVKLFKPYNWVIGTGEYVDDVTTKLQDEALKTISEMRYANNDYFWINDSFPKMIHHPNTKLNGTDLSTYEDAKGKKLFVEMSKISNQNKEGGLVKYWWDKPNKKNDPKEKFSYVQKFEPWDWIIGTGAYVDDIENDVALMQENTDKEINSIIINILLFSLVLIIIVYLVYNYFVNQTIIRPLENLNDAIIDISQGNTKADHIEKKSNDEIGKLVDSFNGYIAKLRAGYDEDSKVIENVDQVIEKVINGFYVYKIEKNSSNPQIQKLRDSINSMIDRTNENLVGLNNILIEYGNSNFSLSDSKIDTSKVNGIISSLAASTQLIGVTVSEFLSMIVTSGRKLNEDTNVLSNAANKLSASANEQAASLEETAAAVEEITSIVKSSVQKVHQMSQLAAELQYSSKEGEVLASKTNRAMDDIDEQVKSINDAITVIDQIAFQTNILSLNAAVEAATAGEAGKGFAVVAQEVRNLASRSAEAAREIKNIVQLATAKANEGKAIANEMIGGYTTLNTKINETITLIEDVSQGSKEEEKGIIQINDTINTLDQATQVNANSATVISGLASEVAALSENLLKIADRAKFKEMSKKEIEDIDLVFKISKLKNDHIKFKLVNFDKVGSTKVAWSVTKPTECDLGKWLVEQENSGKAFTKTENWKHLKLNHDLVHNSVQDYINEDCKEVSDSSLLNNLSQKLDNATLEVFKALDQLKKDNSFVESIPAKKVSSNTPVNLEKIEKQVKSASKINVSNEKSEIISSKSKDDDEWESF, encoded by the coding sequence ATGTTTTCAAACATATCAATAAAAGGTAAGATATTAATTTTATCTTTGATTACAATCATAGTAATTTCAATAGCTATAGCTATAAATTCTATATTTTCAATAAAAAGTTTTTCTGATGAAAATATTGAAAAATATAAAGAAGAAGCTTATTTAAAAAAAGAAATAGAACTTAAAAACTATGTCTCTTTAGCTGTGAAAACTGTTGAAGCTTATCATAATAGAACAGCAGTAGATAAAATTAAGATTGAAGTTCAAGATCAGTTAAAAACACAAACAAATTTTCTTTTTTCTATTTTAGAATCAGAATATGCTAAGTTGAAAGGGTCATTATCTGAAGAAGCATTAAAATATAGATTAAAATCTATAGTAGATGCAACAAGATATGGACAGACAGGTTATTTTTGGATAAATGATACTGATTCAGTAATAGTGACACATCCAATTAATCCAGCTTTAAACAATAAAAATATGTATGAATATAAAGACAAAGGTGGAAAGCAAATATTTAAAGAATTTTCTGATGTTGCAAAAAAAGATGGTGAAGGCTTTGTTGACTATGTATGGCCTAAACCTGGCTTTGAAGCACCTCAATTAAAAGTCTCTTTCGTAAAATTATTTAAGCCTTATAATTGGGTTATTGGTACAGGTGAATATGTTGATGATGTAACAACAAAATTACAAGATGAAGCATTAAAAACTATTTCTGAAATGAGATACGCTAATAATGATTATTTTTGGATAAATGATTCTTTCCCTAAAATGATTCATCATCCAAATACAAAATTAAATGGAACAGATTTATCTACGTATGAAGATGCAAAAGGTAAAAAACTTTTTGTTGAAATGTCAAAAATTTCCAATCAAAATAAAGAAGGTGGTTTAGTAAAATATTGGTGGGATAAGCCAAACAAAAAGAATGACCCTAAAGAAAAGTTCTCTTATGTGCAAAAATTTGAACCTTGGGATTGGATAATTGGAACAGGTGCTTATGTAGATGATATAGAAAATGACGTTGCTTTAATGCAAGAAAATACAGACAAAGAGATTAATAGTATTATTATAAATATTTTACTTTTTTCTCTAGTGTTAATAATTATTGTTTATTTAGTTTATAATTATTTTGTTAATCAAACAATTATCAGACCTCTTGAAAATTTAAATGATGCAATTATTGATATTTCTCAAGGCAATACAAAAGCGGATCATATTGAGAAAAAATCAAATGATGAAATAGGAAAACTTGTTGATAGTTTCAATGGATATATTGCAAAATTAAGAGCTGGTTATGATGAAGATTCAAAAGTTATAGAGAATGTTGACCAAGTTATAGAAAAAGTTATAAATGGATTTTATGTATATAAGATTGAAAAAAATTCTTCTAATCCACAAATACAAAAATTAAGAGATTCTATTAATTCTATGATAGATAGAACTAATGAAAATTTAGTTGGTTTAAATAACATTTTAATTGAATATGGAAATTCTAATTTCTCTTTAAGTGATTCAAAAATTGATACTTCAAAAGTAAATGGAATAATATCTTCATTAGCAGCTAGCACTCAACTAATAGGAGTTACTGTATCTGAATTTTTATCAATGATAGTAACAAGTGGAAGAAAATTAAATGAAGATACAAATGTTTTATCAAATGCAGCAAATAAACTTTCAGCATCAGCAAATGAACAAGCAGCATCTTTAGAGGAAACAGCAGCAGCTGTTGAAGAGATTACTTCTATTGTTAAATCAAGTGTACAAAAAGTACATCAAATGTCTCAGTTAGCAGCTGAATTACAATACTCTTCAAAAGAGGGTGAAGTTCTTGCTTCTAAAACAAACAGAGCGATGGATGATATTGATGAGCAAGTTAAATCAATTAATGATGCAATTACTGTGATTGACCAAATTGCATTCCAAACAAATATTCTTTCATTAAATGCAGCTGTTGAAGCAGCAACTGCAGGAGAAGCAGGAAAAGGATTTGCTGTTGTTGCTCAAGAAGTTAGAAATCTAGCAAGTAGAAGTGCTGAAGCTGCAAGAGAAATCAAAAATATTGTTCAATTAGCAACTGCAAAAGCAAATGAAGGAAAAGCAATTGCAAATGAGATGATAGGTGGATATACAACATTAAATACTAAGATTAATGAAACTATTACTTTAATTGAAGATGTTTCACAAGGAAGTAAAGAAGAAGAAAAAGGTATTATTCAAATTAATGATACGATAAATACTTTAGATCAAGCAACACAAGTAAATGCAAATTCTGCTACTGTAATAAGCGGTTTAGCTTCTGAAGTAGCTGCATTATCTGAAAATTTATTAAAAATTGCAGATAGAGCAAAATTTAAAGAAATGAGTAAAAAAGAGATTGAAGATATTGATTTAGTATTTAAAATTTCAAAACTTAAAAATGATCATATAAAATTTAAATTGGTAAATTTCGATAAAGTAGGTAGTACAAAAGTTGCATGGAGTGTTACAAAACCAACAGAGTGTGATTTAGGAAAATGGCTAGTTGAGCAAGAAAATAGTGGAAAAGCCTTTACAAAAACAGAAAACTGGAAACATTTAAAGTTAAATCATGATTTAGTTCATAATAGTGTACAAGATTATATAAATGAAGATTGTAAAGAGGTATCTGATAGTTCATTATTGAATAACTTATCTCAAAAACTAGATAATGCAACACTTGAAGTTTTCAAGGCATTGGATCAATTAAAAAAAGATAATAGTTTTGTAGAATCTATTCCTGCAAAAAAAGTATCTTCTAATACTCCTGTAAATTTAGAAAAAATTGAAAAACAGGTTAAATCTGCTTCAAAAATTAATGTAAGTAATGAAAAATCAGAAATTATATCATCTAAATCAAAAGATGATGATGAATGGGAGAGCTTTTAA